One part of the Olleya sp. YS genome encodes these proteins:
- a CDS encoding iron-sulfur cluster assembly accessory protein — protein MIKVSDTAKKKVIELMNDDGFNPSTDYVRVGVKSGGCSGLSYDLKFDKQKAEEDKVFEDNAIKIIVDKKSFLYLIGTTLEYSGGLNGTGFVFNNPNANRTCGCGESFSL, from the coding sequence ATGATAAAAGTTTCTGATACAGCTAAAAAAAAGGTCATCGAGCTAATGAACGATGATGGCTTTAACCCAAGCACAGACTACGTTCGCGTGGGTGTCAAAAGTGGTGGTTGTTCTGGTTTGTCTTACGATTTAAAATTTGACAAACAAAAAGCAGAGGAAGATAAAGTTTTTGAAGATAATGCTATAAAAATTATTGTTGACAAAAAAAGCTTTTTGTACTTAATAGGAACTACTTTAGAATATTCAGGAGGATTAAACGGAACTGGTTTCGTGTTTAATAATCCTAATGCTAACCGTACTTGCGGTTGTGGTGAATCGTTTTCATTATAA
- a CDS encoding N-acyl homoserine lactonase family protein: MKKLIIIIITLSFFVSCKQDKKETKTVDTKQQEPVKMFMFDGGTVQVNMLEIFSQGDLYKGETKTFADAFYVVQHPEGNLLWDAGLGEGLVGQEPFTTPNGAFTVSREKGIDEQLKQIGLTPKDFKYIALSHTHFDHTGSASKFTDATWLVQEEELEFVTSEAQQKQNADNYNAIKDLKNIKRLNGDFDVFGDGKVVIKFTPGHTPGHQSLFIDLEQEGPLLLTGDLYHFEENRSGGVVPSFNFNVEDTKASMSAFEEFAEQTGARVIIQHSQKDFNSLNHAPEPIQ; this comes from the coding sequence ATGAAAAAACTAATCATCATCATTATAACCTTATCGTTTTTTGTGTCTTGTAAGCAAGACAAAAAAGAGACCAAAACTGTTGATACTAAACAACAAGAACCCGTAAAAATGTTCATGTTTGATGGTGGAACAGTTCAGGTCAACATGTTGGAAATTTTCTCGCAAGGAGATTTGTATAAAGGAGAAACTAAAACGTTTGCAGATGCCTTTTATGTAGTTCAACATCCAGAAGGGAATTTGCTTTGGGATGCTGGTTTGGGTGAAGGACTGGTTGGACAAGAACCATTTACAACGCCAAATGGCGCTTTTACGGTGTCAAGAGAAAAAGGTATTGATGAGCAACTTAAACAAATAGGTTTAACACCAAAAGATTTTAAATATATAGCATTATCACATACACATTTTGATCATACTGGATCCGCTTCAAAATTTACTGATGCGACATGGTTGGTTCAAGAAGAAGAACTTGAATTTGTTACCAGCGAAGCACAACAAAAACAAAATGCGGATAACTATAATGCTATAAAAGATCTTAAAAATATTAAAAGACTTAATGGCGATTTTGATGTTTTTGGAGATGGTAAGGTTGTGATTAAATTTACACCTGGTCACACACCTGGACATCAATCTTTGTTTATAGATCTAGAACAAGAAGGTCCATTGCTATTAACTGGAGATTTGTATCATTTTGAAGAAAATAGAAGTGGTGGAGTTGTTCCTAGTTTCAATTTTAATGTCGAAGATACCAAAGCCTCAATGTCTGCATTTGAAGAGTTTGCAGAACAAACAGGAGCGCGTGTTATTATACAACACTCGCAAAAAGATTTTAACAGTTTAAATCATGCACCAGAACCAATTCAATAA
- the sufC gene encoding Fe-S cluster assembly ATPase SufC, with the protein MLKINNLHASVEDKTILRGINLEVKAGEVHAIMGPNGSGKSTLASVIAGKEDYEVTEGNIFLDDEDIEELSPEERAHKGVFLSFQYPVEIPGVSVTNFMKTAINETRKAKGLEDMPANEMLKLIREKSELLEIDRKFLSRSLNEGFSGGEKKRNEIFQMAMLEPKLAILDETDSGLDIDALRIVANGVNKLKSKDNAVVVITHYQRLLDHIVPDFVHVLYNGRIVKSGGKELAHQLEEKGYDWIKEEVNA; encoded by the coding sequence ATGTTAAAAATAAATAATTTGCACGCAAGTGTCGAAGACAAAACAATATTAAGAGGTATTAACCTTGAAGTAAAGGCTGGAGAAGTACATGCAATCATGGGACCAAATGGTTCTGGTAAAAGTACTTTAGCATCAGTTATTGCTGGAAAAGAAGATTATGAAGTTACAGAAGGTAACATCTTTTTAGATGATGAAGATATCGAAGAGTTATCGCCAGAAGAGCGTGCACACAAAGGTGTGTTTTTATCGTTTCAGTATCCAGTAGAAATTCCTGGAGTTAGCGTAACTAACTTCATGAAAACTGCAATAAACGAAACACGAAAAGCTAAAGGATTAGAAGATATGCCTGCTAACGAAATGCTAAAGCTAATCCGTGAAAAATCTGAGCTTTTAGAAATTGATCGTAAGTTTTTATCACGTTCTTTAAACGAAGGATTTTCTGGAGGTGAAAAGAAACGTAATGAGATTTTTCAAATGGCTATGTTAGAACCTAAATTAGCTATTTTAGATGAAACAGATTCTGGATTAGATATCGATGCGTTACGTATTGTCGCTAATGGTGTAAATAAGCTTAAAAGCAAAGATAACGCTGTTGTTGTAATTACACATTACCAACGCTTGTTAGACCATATTGTACCAGATTTTGTACATGTATTATACAATGGACGTATAGTTAAATCTGGTGGTAAAGAATTAGCGCATCAACTAGAAGAAAAAGGTTACGATTGGATTAAAGAAGAAGTAAATGCTTAA
- the sufB gene encoding Fe-S cluster assembly protein SufB, producing the protein MSKYTEDDLREELKTKEYEYGFYTDIESETFPIGLNEDIVRAISKKKEEPEWMTNWRLEAFRGWKDMAEPEWANVNYKKPDFQAIAYYSAPKSVDPNKTLDDVDPDLLAMYKKLGISVDEQKKMNNIAMDIVVDSVSVATTFKKTLAEKGIIFMSISEAIKEHPELVKKYIGTVVPTKDNFYAALNSAVFSDGSFCYIPKGVRCPMELSTYFRINQAGTGQFERTLVIADEGSYVSYLEGCTAPSRDENQLHAAVVELIALEDAEIKYSTVQNWFPGTAEGKGGVYNFVTKRGICEKNAKISWTQVETGSAVTWKYPSCILKGDNSVGEFYSIAVTNNFQQADTGTKMIHLGKNTKSTIISKGISAGQSQNSYRGLVQISSRAENARNFSQCDSLLMGNDCGAHTFPYIEAKNKSAQIEHEATTSKIGEDQIFYCNQRGIDTEKAIALIVNGFSKDVLNKLPMEFAVEAQKLLEISLEGSVG; encoded by the coding sequence ATGTCAAAATATACAGAGGATGACCTTAGAGAAGAATTAAAAACCAAAGAATATGAATATGGTTTTTATACAGATATAGAATCTGAAACTTTTCCTATTGGTCTAAATGAAGATATTGTTCGTGCTATTTCTAAGAAAAAAGAAGAGCCTGAATGGATGACTAATTGGAGATTAGAAGCCTTTAGAGGTTGGAAAGACATGGCAGAACCAGAATGGGCTAATGTAAATTATAAAAAGCCAGATTTTCAAGCTATAGCTTATTACTCTGCTCCAAAGTCTGTGGATCCAAACAAGACTTTAGACGATGTTGATCCTGATTTATTAGCGATGTATAAAAAATTAGGTATTTCTGTTGACGAACAGAAAAAGATGAACAACATTGCTATGGATATAGTTGTAGATTCTGTTTCAGTAGCTACAACATTCAAAAAAACACTTGCAGAAAAAGGTATTATTTTTATGAGTATTTCTGAAGCGATAAAAGAGCATCCAGAACTCGTAAAAAAATACATTGGTACAGTTGTCCCGACAAAAGATAATTTTTATGCTGCTTTAAACAGTGCAGTTTTTAGTGATGGTTCTTTCTGTTACATTCCAAAAGGGGTACGTTGTCCTATGGAATTATCAACTTATTTCAGAATTAACCAAGCAGGAACAGGTCAGTTTGAGCGTACATTAGTAATAGCAGATGAAGGTAGTTACGTATCCTATTTAGAGGGATGTACTGCACCAAGTCGAGATGAAAACCAATTACACGCAGCAGTTGTAGAGCTTATTGCTTTGGAAGATGCAGAGATAAAATATTCTACAGTTCAAAACTGGTTTCCAGGAACTGCAGAAGGAAAAGGTGGTGTTTACAACTTTGTAACCAAACGTGGTATCTGTGAGAAAAACGCAAAAATCTCTTGGACACAAGTAGAAACTGGTAGTGCTGTGACATGGAAATATCCTAGTTGTATTTTAAAAGGAGACAATTCTGTGGGCGAGTTTTACTCGATAGCAGTTACCAATAATTTCCAACAAGCAGATACAGGTACTAAAATGATTCACTTAGGAAAAAACACTAAGTCAACTATTATTTCAAAAGGTATTTCTGCTGGACAATCACAAAACTCTTATAGAGGGTTAGTACAAATTAGTAGTCGTGCAGAGAACGCACGTAATTTTTCACAGTGTGATAGTTTATTAATGGGTAATGATTGCGGTGCACATACCTTCCCATATATTGAAGCTAAAAACAAATCAGCTCAGATAGAACACGAAGCTACGACCAGTAAAATTGGAGAAGACCAAATTTTTTATTGTAACCAACGTGGTATAGATACAGAAAAAGCTATTGCCTTAATTGTCAATGGGTTTAGTAAAGATGTATTAAATAAATTACCAATGGAATTTGCAGTAGAAGCTCAAAAACTTCTTGAAATTTCTTTAGAAGGATCAGTTGGATAA
- a CDS encoding MbnP family protein: MKKTLLLLIASILVVACHEDPDDNTTPLASVSFNFTHHWDDTVIDNSNLQTEIVTNENGEVISMSRIRYLVSKFQLANTSGDIYTFDGYKFTDVSDETTYNFTPEINNIPTGTYTLNFIWGFNEADNIDGAYQDLNTESWSWPANLGGGYHFLQFDGMYNVDTTASSPFNYHNGTARVSDGVFEQNFAVIVLETPIIISNDASIEVKMNIAEFFKNPNTWDLNVLDTPLMPNYNAQKMMQNNVLSVFSIGEISL; encoded by the coding sequence ATGAAAAAGACATTATTACTTTTAATAGCATCTATTTTAGTAGTTGCTTGTCACGAAGATCCAGATGACAATACCACGCCATTAGCAAGCGTATCATTTAACTTCACACACCATTGGGATGACACGGTAATAGATAATAGTAATCTTCAAACCGAAATCGTTACAAACGAAAATGGAGAAGTAATTAGTATGAGTAGAATTAGATATCTAGTGTCAAAGTTTCAATTAGCGAATACATCTGGAGATATATATACTTTTGATGGTTACAAATTTACTGATGTTTCTGATGAAACGACTTATAATTTCACTCCAGAAATTAATAACATTCCAACAGGAACTTACACTCTAAATTTTATTTGGGGTTTTAATGAAGCAGATAATATTGATGGTGCTTATCAAGATTTAAATACAGAAAGTTGGAGTTGGCCAGCAAATTTAGGTGGTGGTTATCACTTTTTACAATTTGATGGAATGTACAACGTAGATACAACAGCATCAAGTCCTTTTAATTATCACAACGGAACAGCAAGAGTAAGTGACGGAGTGTTTGAACAAAATTTTGCAGTCATTGTATTAGAGACGCCAATTATTATATCAAATGATGCTTCCATAGAAGTTAAAATGAATATTGCAGAGTTCTTTAAAAATCCAAACACATGGGATTTAAATGTTTTGGATACACCACTAATGCCAAATTATAATGCACAAAAAATGATGCAAAACAATGTGTTGAGTGTGTTTAGTATTGGTGAAATTTCTTTATAA
- the sufD gene encoding Fe-S cluster assembly protein SufD: MSLKDKLVSSFLAFENHVDIDSKVHDIRSEAIKTFENKGFPTKKDEAWKYTSLNSVLKHDYSVFPKQENALEYSDVKKYFIHDIDTYKIVFIDGKYSSHLSQTTHDGIDVCLMSAALSKPKYQLIIENYFNKVAVKDGLTSLNTAFSKEGAYIHIPKNKVVAKPIQIVHFSTGKESALMLQPRNLIVVDENSHVQIIERHQSITDNPVLTNSVTEIVANKRAIVDYYKVQNDNLNASLIDNTFVEQKRESHVSVHTFSFGGKLTRNNLNFYQNGEYMDSTLNGVTIIGDKQHVDHNTLVHHIEPNCESHQDYKGIFTDSATGVFNGKVIVNKEAQKTNAFQSNNNILLSDKATINSKPQLEIFADDVKCSHGCTIGQLDDSALFYMKSRGIPEKEARGLLMYAFSNNVLNSVKIPELKQRITKLIANKLGVNIGFDL, translated from the coding sequence ATGAGTTTAAAAGATAAATTAGTGTCATCCTTTTTAGCATTCGAAAATCATGTCGATATCGATTCTAAAGTGCATGATATTAGAAGCGAAGCTATAAAGACCTTTGAAAATAAAGGGTTTCCAACAAAAAAAGATGAAGCTTGGAAATACACGTCTTTAAATAGTGTTTTAAAGCACGATTATAGTGTCTTCCCAAAGCAAGAAAATGCATTGGAATATAGTGATGTAAAAAAATATTTTATTCACGATATTGATACTTATAAAATTGTGTTTATCGATGGTAAATATTCTTCTCATTTGTCTCAAACAACTCATGATGGTATTGATGTATGTTTGATGTCTGCAGCACTAAGCAAGCCTAAGTATCAGTTAATCATTGAAAATTATTTTAATAAGGTCGCTGTAAAAGATGGGCTAACATCTTTAAATACCGCTTTTTCTAAAGAAGGCGCTTACATACATATTCCAAAAAACAAAGTTGTTGCAAAACCTATACAAATTGTACATTTTTCAACTGGCAAAGAGTCTGCATTAATGCTTCAACCTCGTAATCTAATTGTAGTTGACGAAAACAGTCACGTACAGATTATAGAGCGTCACCAAAGTATTACAGATAATCCAGTATTAACTAATAGTGTCACTGAAATTGTGGCTAACAAACGTGCTATTGTAGACTATTACAAAGTACAAAATGACAACCTAAATGCGTCTTTAATTGACAATACATTTGTCGAGCAAAAGCGTGAAAGTCACGTCTCTGTTCACACCTTTAGTTTTGGAGGAAAACTAACACGTAACAATCTTAATTTTTATCAAAACGGAGAGTATATGGACTCTACATTAAATGGTGTAACAATAATTGGCGACAAACAACATGTCGATCACAATACATTAGTACACCATATTGAACCAAATTGCGAAAGTCACCAAGATTACAAAGGTATTTTTACAGATAGTGCAACTGGTGTTTTTAATGGTAAAGTCATCGTTAATAAAGAAGCACAAAAAACCAATGCGTTTCAATCTAACAACAATATATTACTAAGTGATAAAGCTACTATAAACTCTAAGCCACAATTAGAAATTTTTGCAGATGATGTAAAATGTTCTCATGGATGTACCATTGGACAATTGGATGACAGTGCTTTATTTTATATGAAATCTAGAGGAATCCCAGAAAAAGAAGCCAGAGGTTTATTAATGTATGCATTTAGTAATAATGTCCTTAACTCTGTTAAAATACCAGAGTTAAAGCAAAGAATCACCAAGCTAATAGCCAATAAATTGGGTGTAAATATTGGTTTTGACCTATAG
- a CDS encoding cytochrome c peroxidase — protein MRYWITLCSIILVVLSCSKTDETSQNAYVPIPYQLEIPPLFEEKLIDPIIPINNPLTVEGVSLGKRLFFDNILSIDNSKACASCHLPQNAFSDPNQLSIGVSGGLGSRNSMPLFNLAWNFDDKYFWDGHALGLEQQALEPVIDPNELGNLDWSTVEQKLNNHPEYPTLFNQAFGTSTITKELVSKAIAQFERIIISANSKFDKFLNGQATLTPQEQNGFDVFMDEERGDCFHCHGNPNNPLWTDNQFHNNGLDASFTDLGLGQVTGNPNDNGKFRSPSLRNLAYTAPYMHDGRFTTLDQVIEQYSTGLKASSTIDPLMKKVDQGGVNLSNQDKADLKAFLLTLSDPSFINNPAFLPQ, from the coding sequence ATGAGATATTGGATTACATTATGCAGTATTATATTAGTGGTTTTATCATGTTCTAAAACAGATGAAACGTCTCAGAATGCTTATGTGCCAATACCTTATCAATTAGAAATCCCTCCTCTTTTTGAAGAAAAATTGATAGACCCAATCATACCAATAAATAATCCTCTAACTGTTGAAGGTGTTTCTTTAGGCAAACGTTTGTTTTTTGACAACATCCTTTCAATAGATAACTCTAAGGCTTGTGCTAGCTGCCATTTACCACAAAATGCGTTTTCAGATCCAAACCAATTAAGTATTGGTGTTTCTGGTGGTTTAGGTAGCAGAAACAGTATGCCATTATTTAACTTAGCGTGGAATTTTGACGATAAATATTTTTGGGATGGTCACGCTTTAGGGCTAGAACAACAAGCATTAGAACCTGTAATTGACCCAAACGAATTGGGTAATCTAGATTGGTCAACAGTCGAACAAAAACTTAATAATCATCCAGAATATCCCACTTTATTCAATCAAGCGTTTGGAACTTCGACTATAACAAAAGAGTTAGTTTCAAAAGCAATTGCACAATTTGAACGGATTATAATTTCTGCTAATTCTAAATTTGATAAATTTTTAAACGGACAAGCTACACTAACACCTCAAGAGCAAAATGGTTTTGATGTTTTTATGGACGAAGAAAGAGGTGACTGTTTCCATTGTCACGGAAACCCAAATAATCCCTTATGGACAGATAATCAGTTTCATAACAATGGATTAGATGCTAGTTTTACTGATTTAGGATTAGGTCAAGTCACTGGTAATCCAAACGATAATGGTAAATTCCGTTCACCGTCACTACGTAATTTAGCATACACAGCGCCTTACATGCACGATGGACGATTTACAACTCTAGATCAAGTCATAGAGCAATACAGCACAGGGCTTAAAGCTTCTTCAACCATTGACCCATTAATGAAAAAAGTAGATCAAGGCGGAGTTAATCTTTCCAATCAAGATAAAGCAGATTTAAAAGCCTTCTTATTAACCCTATCTGACCCTTCATTTATTAATAATCCTGCTTTCCTTCCTCAATAA